In Desulfosediminicola ganghwensis, a single window of DNA contains:
- the dinB gene encoding DNA polymerase IV, whose translation MNSNRKIVHIDMDAFFASVEQLDNPELMGKAVIVGGNPHSRGVVAACSYEARKFGVRSAMSCAKAVRLCPQAIFTRPRMDRYREISAWIMEIFFKYTDLVEQLSVDEAFLDLTENHLDEPSASLLAELIRKDIFEKTGLTASAGVSCNKFIAKVASDINKPNGIKVIPPAEVLDFLATLPIGKFYGVGAATEKKMERIGVKTGGDLRRFTLEELTFHFGKQGGYFHSICRGLDPRPVKSSRERKSIGSETTLSEDILDMELIQHILKEQAHSVIDTMQKKCMGAHTISIKIRYHDFTTITRSITSRTPLINTRDIGFYIPKLLENTEAGRQKIRLLGVTVSGLFQLNSSPIQLRLPFPDKVDRQTLP comes from the coding sequence ATGAACAGTAACAGAAAAATAGTTCATATAGACATGGACGCTTTTTTCGCCTCCGTTGAACAGCTTGACAACCCTGAACTCATGGGAAAAGCAGTCATAGTGGGTGGCAATCCCCATAGTCGTGGCGTAGTTGCCGCCTGCTCCTATGAAGCCCGCAAATTTGGTGTTCGCTCCGCAATGTCCTGTGCGAAAGCTGTCCGCCTCTGCCCCCAGGCAATCTTTACCAGACCACGTATGGATCGCTACCGGGAGATTTCTGCCTGGATAATGGAGATTTTTTTCAAGTACACCGACTTAGTAGAACAGCTTTCGGTGGATGAAGCATTTCTTGATCTTACCGAGAATCACCTCGATGAACCTTCAGCCTCTCTTTTGGCTGAATTGATACGGAAAGATATATTTGAAAAGACAGGTTTAACCGCTTCCGCAGGAGTCAGCTGTAACAAGTTTATCGCCAAAGTCGCCTCCGACATAAATAAACCAAACGGTATCAAAGTGATACCACCGGCAGAAGTTCTCGATTTTCTTGCCACGCTTCCTATCGGCAAATTTTATGGAGTCGGGGCAGCGACAGAAAAGAAAATGGAACGAATCGGCGTCAAAACAGGAGGCGACCTGCGAAGATTTACCCTCGAAGAACTTACTTTTCATTTCGGTAAGCAGGGTGGATATTTCCACAGTATTTGTCGCGGACTCGATCCCCGCCCTGTTAAAAGCTCCAGGGAACGCAAGTCAATAGGTAGCGAAACAACCCTGTCGGAAGACATTCTTGACATGGAGCTGATTCAGCATATCCTGAAAGAGCAGGCTCATTCTGTGATCGACACCATGCAGAAAAAATGCATGGGTGCCCATACGATTTCCATCAAAATCCGCTACCATGATTTTACTACGATCACCCGTTCCATCACTTCCAGAACACCACTGATCAACACCAGGGATATAGGTTTTTACATACCAAAATTACTTGAAAACACTGAAGCCGGCAGACAAAAGATACGACTTCTCGGTGTGACTGTGTCAGGGCTGTTTCAACTCAACTCCAGCCCGATCCAATTACGTCTGCCTTTTCCGGACAAGGTAGATCGGCAGACATTACCTTAG
- a CDS encoding sigma-54-dependent transcriptional regulator: protein MYSILIVDDEPNYLIVLSELLKDEGYEVFTAPGGAEGFEMVKRLDLNLVITDMQMPEVDGLQLLSKVKEYNADLPVIMITAFAEVDKAVAAMQSGAYSYLAKPFSNDELLVNIQKAIELYVLVQENTRLRSEIKGKSSFSGMVGKNPKMKQVYEMIEKVAPTPASVLISGESGTGKELVAKAIHMNSPREKGPFITVNCAALSDNLLESELFGHEKGAFTGAVAMRKGRFELAHKGTIFLDEIGEIPLPLQSKLLRVLQERTFERVGGTKTFEVDVRIISASNRELKEEVAKGRFREDLFYRLNVIHVSLPALRERMDDMPLLVEYFITKFKDQLNKPDLSISAEALRLLMKLPWEGNIRELENTVERAAILCNDNVIEADDVQPDSIRPMEQSSWSQNLDLQQLLPDSVGLNDVLYTVEEKMLHQALEDTGYVQARAAEKLGITKSLLQYKMKKYGIKKKK, encoded by the coding sequence ATGTACTCCATTCTTATAGTCGATGACGAACCGAACTACCTCATTGTTCTTTCTGAACTCTTGAAAGATGAAGGCTATGAGGTCTTTACCGCGCCTGGTGGTGCGGAAGGGTTTGAGATGGTCAAACGTCTTGATTTAAACCTCGTCATTACCGATATGCAGATGCCGGAGGTTGATGGACTGCAACTTCTCTCGAAGGTTAAGGAATATAATGCGGATCTTCCGGTCATCATGATCACCGCTTTCGCCGAGGTGGATAAAGCGGTGGCGGCGATGCAATCTGGTGCTTACAGCTATCTGGCAAAACCATTCTCCAATGACGAACTGCTGGTTAACATTCAGAAGGCAATTGAGTTGTACGTGCTTGTTCAGGAGAACACCAGACTGCGGAGCGAGATTAAAGGGAAGAGCAGTTTCTCGGGGATGGTTGGTAAAAACCCGAAGATGAAGCAGGTCTACGAGATGATCGAGAAGGTTGCCCCAACCCCTGCTTCGGTACTTATCTCGGGTGAAAGTGGCACAGGTAAAGAGCTTGTGGCAAAGGCAATCCATATGAATTCTCCCCGTGAGAAAGGGCCGTTTATTACCGTGAATTGTGCGGCCCTTTCTGACAACCTGCTTGAGAGTGAACTTTTCGGGCATGAAAAAGGAGCCTTCACCGGCGCAGTTGCAATGCGCAAAGGGCGGTTTGAACTGGCACACAAGGGCACGATATTTCTGGATGAGATTGGCGAGATTCCTCTGCCGCTGCAATCCAAACTGCTGCGGGTTCTACAGGAGCGCACATTTGAAAGAGTTGGCGGGACCAAAACCTTTGAGGTTGATGTTCGTATTATCAGTGCTTCGAACCGGGAGCTGAAAGAAGAGGTTGCAAAAGGTCGTTTTCGCGAAGATCTTTTTTACCGTTTGAATGTTATTCATGTATCTCTGCCCGCGCTGCGGGAGAGAATGGATGATATGCCTCTTTTGGTGGAATATTTTATTACGAAATTCAAGGACCAGTTGAATAAGCCAGATCTTAGTATTTCGGCTGAAGCTCTGAGGTTGCTGATGAAATTACCGTGGGAGGGCAATATCCGTGAGCTTGAGAATACTGTTGAGCGCGCCGCCATCCTCTGTAATGATAATGTGATTGAAGCGGATGATGTTCAGCCTGATTCTATACGCCCAATGGAACAGAGTAGTTGGAGTCAGAACCTTGACCTGCAGCAACTGCTGCCTGATTCAGTCGGGCTGAATGACGTATTGTATACAGTAGAAGAGAAAATGCTGCACCAGGCCCTAGAGGATACCGGCTATGTACAGGCTCGTGCTGCTGAAAAACTGGGCATCACTAAGAGCCTTCTGCAATATAAGATGAAGAAATACGGAATTAAAAAGAAGAAATAA
- a CDS encoding Trm112 family protein: protein MIDKDLLAILACPKCKGHLKYLEAKEGLACETCLLLYEVRENIPVMVIEEAKTLKAEDLEG from the coding sequence ATGATTGATAAGGATTTGCTGGCCATACTGGCCTGCCCGAAATGCAAGGGGCACTTGAAATATCTTGAAGCAAAGGAAGGGCTTGCCTGTGAAACATGCCTGCTGCTCTATGAAGTCAGGGAGAATATCCCTGTCATGGTCATAGAGGAAGCAAAGACCTTAAAGGCTGAGGATCTGGAGGGTTGA
- a CDS encoding phosphoglucomutase: MSHSKDVEQFKAKYIIEDDHAASDYFSMIKELVKIRNETSDFSWQTEIDTVYAMVRKELVENHGKPLSPLKFGTSGWRGILGKDVFARSIGCVTAAIVEMYRLVESDPVMTSSLGVQDFDEAKKRGCVLGYDNRFGGELLARAVVKVLTDNGFTVYYSGESTTGALSAAVLELHAAFSINLTPSHNPLEYGGYKFNAADAGPAAAEVTETITRLAREIIDSDFDIESSAITGLEILSLSGVTEIRALDYWKTLVRKNVDVHGIDYDQIVKDYADATDLIVAIDSVHGASRNDICELLEVEKGTGYFGLRDTPDVTFGGIAPEPSSANIKAIHELLAGRSEKYRVGAIIDPDGDRIRFTDGREEISMNQFGAMAYHFLVVHKKKKGMVAKTVATSNMANQLAESFGEKVFEPRVGFKEFKPVMGKALVFFEESDGISIIGHTPEKDAYIGLLLALDMVLTTGKNLSEYKDEIEAEFGAFYADRDGIEVSYRGEELLERLKELEKYGRGSSLIVGGEPKEIVEVITIDGRKMILDDGSWLMIRPSGTEPKVRFYVESRTPDGTQDLVETAQRLLREIQLV; the protein is encoded by the coding sequence ATGTCACATAGTAAGGATGTGGAGCAATTTAAAGCCAAGTATATAATCGAAGACGATCATGCTGCAAGTGATTATTTCAGCATGATTAAAGAACTTGTAAAAATAAGAAATGAGACCAGTGACTTTTCATGGCAGACAGAGATAGATACAGTCTATGCCATGGTTCGTAAAGAACTGGTTGAAAACCATGGTAAGCCATTGAGCCCATTGAAATTTGGTACTTCAGGCTGGCGTGGAATACTTGGGAAAGATGTTTTTGCCCGATCGATTGGTTGTGTAACAGCTGCCATAGTCGAGATGTACCGGCTGGTGGAATCAGACCCTGTCATGACCAGCAGTCTTGGAGTTCAAGATTTTGATGAAGCGAAAAAGCGTGGTTGTGTGCTTGGCTATGACAACCGCTTCGGCGGGGAGTTGCTTGCCAGGGCGGTGGTAAAAGTGCTGACAGATAATGGTTTTACAGTCTATTACTCAGGTGAATCAACGACCGGTGCGCTGTCTGCTGCGGTACTCGAACTTCATGCGGCATTTTCCATAAACCTGACCCCCTCCCATAATCCTCTCGAGTATGGTGGGTATAAATTCAATGCGGCCGATGCGGGACCGGCAGCAGCAGAAGTCACCGAGACTATAACCCGACTGGCCAGGGAAATTATCGATAGTGATTTTGATATCGAAAGTTCGGCCATTACGGGCCTTGAGATACTTTCCTTGTCTGGAGTAACTGAAATCAGAGCACTGGATTACTGGAAGACTCTGGTGAGGAAAAATGTTGATGTGCATGGGATTGACTACGATCAGATAGTAAAAGATTACGCCGATGCGACAGATTTGATTGTGGCCATAGACTCTGTTCACGGTGCGTCTCGAAATGATATTTGCGAACTTCTTGAGGTAGAAAAAGGAACCGGCTACTTTGGCTTACGGGATACACCGGATGTGACTTTCGGTGGCATAGCCCCGGAACCGTCATCGGCAAATATCAAAGCCATACATGAATTGCTTGCCGGCCGTTCTGAAAAATACCGGGTGGGTGCGATCATTGACCCGGATGGAGATCGAATTCGGTTCACAGACGGCAGGGAAGAGATCAGTATGAACCAGTTTGGTGCTATGGCCTACCATTTCCTTGTTGTTCACAAAAAGAAAAAGGGGATGGTGGCGAAAACTGTTGCCACTTCCAACATGGCGAACCAGCTGGCTGAATCTTTTGGTGAAAAGGTTTTTGAACCGAGGGTCGGTTTTAAGGAATTTAAACCGGTTATGGGGAAGGCCCTGGTCTTTTTCGAAGAATCAGACGGAATATCGATTATTGGACACACTCCGGAAAAAGATGCTTACATTGGACTGCTGCTTGCCCTTGATATGGTACTCACAACCGGCAAAAACCTGAGTGAATACAAAGATGAAATTGAGGCGGAGTTCGGTGCATTTTATGCCGATCGGGACGGAATTGAAGTGAGCTACCGAGGTGAAGAGCTTCTGGAAAGGCTGAAAGAACTTGAAAAGTATGGTAGAGGAAGCTCTCTTATTGTGGGTGGCGAGCCAAAAGAGATTGTTGAGGTCATCACTATTGATGGCCGAAAGATGATTCTTGACGATGGCTCGTGGCTTATGATACGACCCTCAGGAACTGAACCCAAGGTCCGGTTTTATGTCGAGTCGCGCACTCCGGACGGGACGCAGGATCTGGTCGAAACTGCGCAGAGGTTGCTCAGGGAGATTCAGCTCGTTTAA
- a CDS encoding PHP domain-containing protein — protein MALDLHIHSTFSDGTMTPTQLVELAKKKGLKAIALTDHDTAEGVAEAVAAGERLEVEVVSGIEFGVIHKETHFHMLGYGFDYDDSHLLGVLSTIQANRDDRNKQIITRLQGFGIDISSEEVAAKSQFGQTGRPHIAQVLVEKKQARSIDDAFSRFLKRGAIAYVPRRVLSAKEAIDTLHGAGGVAVMAHPVTIDTSLQNIVPLLNILVHKGLDGIEAYYPTHSTKQRKHICSLADRYSLVVTGGSDYHGDIRPGTTLAGGKNVHVPAKVLEPLKRQISKIRQTNNNTGV, from the coding sequence ATGGCCTTGGATTTACACATACATTCCACCTTTTCAGATGGAACAATGACACCAACCCAGCTGGTTGAGTTAGCAAAGAAAAAGGGGCTCAAGGCGATTGCCCTGACCGATCATGACACTGCCGAGGGAGTGGCTGAGGCTGTCGCAGCGGGTGAGCGCCTGGAGGTTGAGGTGGTGAGTGGCATTGAGTTTGGCGTCATTCATAAAGAGACCCATTTCCATATGCTCGGCTATGGTTTCGATTACGATGACAGTCATTTGCTTGGAGTATTGAGCACGATTCAGGCAAACCGTGATGACCGCAATAAGCAGATAATTACCAGGCTTCAAGGGTTTGGAATAGATATCTCTTCTGAAGAGGTAGCGGCAAAATCTCAGTTCGGCCAGACTGGGCGACCCCATATCGCACAGGTGCTTGTGGAGAAAAAGCAGGCTCGTTCGATCGACGATGCCTTCAGCAGATTTCTAAAACGCGGTGCCATTGCCTATGTGCCAAGAAGGGTATTGAGTGCGAAAGAAGCAATCGATACTTTACACGGTGCCGGCGGGGTCGCGGTAATGGCGCATCCGGTAACTATCGATACATCTCTACAGAACATTGTGCCACTTTTGAATATTCTGGTACATAAAGGGCTTGATGGAATTGAAGCCTACTATCCCACCCACAGTACAAAACAGAGAAAACATATTTGCAGCCTGGCAGACAGGTATAGTCTTGTGGTAACCGGCGGGAGCGACTATCATGGTGATATTCGTCCAGGAACAACGCTCGCTGGAGGCAAAAATGTCCATGTGCCGGCGAAGGTGCTGGAGCCTCTCAAAAGACAGATAAGCAAGATACGACAAACGAATAATAACACCGGCGTTTGA
- a CDS encoding NAD(+)/NADH kinase, producing MNTISKPFKAERSIKIRKVGLITKKDDAHAQQHAEKISSVLRAQGISVVLNTISEDLDAAIALGGDGTLLHIAEDAARHSIPVAGINLGNLGFLTEFAAEETENALSHLLSGKVMIENRLMLKTRLLKQEGPEPYRYALNDIVINKNTLDRLLHLATRAGDDYITTYKADGLIFSSPTGSTAYNLSAGGPLVHPGLATILVTPICPFMLSSRPIILPATTPITTGFESNGNAECAQVIIDGQPCWEMQDGDSLQISTAEHPLQLIVSPKRDYFTILRNKLRWGSQDQQS from the coding sequence ATGAATACTATCAGCAAACCGTTCAAAGCAGAGCGAAGTATTAAAATTCGCAAAGTTGGCCTTATAACCAAAAAGGACGACGCACACGCCCAGCAGCATGCCGAAAAGATTTCTTCCGTACTCCGGGCCCAAGGCATTTCCGTTGTGCTGAATACTATTTCGGAGGATCTTGACGCGGCTATTGCCCTGGGGGGTGATGGAACATTACTGCACATCGCAGAAGATGCGGCACGTCACTCTATCCCAGTAGCAGGAATCAACCTTGGCAACCTGGGATTTCTTACAGAATTTGCCGCAGAAGAGACTGAAAACGCACTGTCTCACCTGCTCAGCGGCAAGGTAATGATTGAAAACAGACTGATGCTCAAGACCCGGTTACTCAAACAGGAGGGGCCTGAGCCGTACCGCTACGCTTTAAATGACATCGTCATCAATAAGAACACCCTGGACCGTCTGCTCCACCTTGCAACCAGGGCCGGAGACGATTACATCACAACATATAAAGCAGACGGACTGATCTTTTCCTCTCCTACCGGCTCCACGGCCTATAATCTCTCTGCCGGCGGACCACTCGTTCATCCCGGGCTTGCCACGATTCTGGTAACCCCGATATGCCCTTTCATGCTAAGCAGCAGACCTATAATTTTGCCGGCGACAACCCCCATTACTACAGGATTCGAAAGCAATGGCAACGCAGAGTGCGCTCAGGTTATCATTGATGGTCAGCCATGCTGGGAAATGCAGGATGGAGACAGCCTGCAGATAAGCACAGCGGAACATCCGCTCCAACTCATCGTCTCCCCCAAAAGAGACTACTTCACTATCCTCAGGAACAAATTGCGCTGGGGAAGCCAGGATCAGCAATCCTGA
- the ppsA gene encoding phosphoenolpyruvate synthase, protein MSDQHATEFILWFDDISIDDVPLVGGKNASLGEMYRHLTSKGVNIPHGFAITAYAYRHLIESTGMDKAVSEILSDLDTHDLRNLQERGRKVRELIRNIKFPDDLRDAILEAYHKMEAEYGKNVDVAVRSSATAEDLPDASFAGQQDTYLNVRGDDAVLDYCSQCFASLFTDRAISYRHDKGFSQFDVYLSIVVQKMVRSDAACSGVMFTLDTESGYENVVYLTGSWGLGENVVQGAVIPDEFYVFKPTLREGKRPVVSRKVGSKEIKMIYNEAEDAEETVVNIATTPAERGSYILNDDDLLKLSEWALHIEDHYGSNMDIEWAKDGDGETVGTGELFVVQARPETVHSQNSKNITETYILKEHGNILTSGQAVGTKIGQGKSRVIETVAGIHDFQPGEVLVTDMTDPDWEPVMKKAGGIVTNRGGRTCHAAIISRELGIPCVIGTEDGTKKITTGQDITVSCADGETGNVYDGLLDFSINTTNLDTIPDTRTKIMLNVGIPEKAFVECQVPNDGVGLARQEFIINAHIGIHPMALHNFDNLIEKAAAGDEEVQQIVEKIEEKTTAYPHNKRQFFIDKIAEGVGRIGAGFYPRDVIVRLSDFKSNEYANLIGGKLYEPVESNPMIGWRGASRYYDDKYIDAFEMECEGLLKARNEMGLTNIKLMVPFCRTPEEGRKVIETMKKFGLVQGENGLEIYVMCEIPSNVISADAFADIFDGFSIGSNDLTQLTLGLDRDSDLVAHIFDERNEAVKTMVKMVIETAKRRGKKIGICGQAPSDYPEFALFLVECGIDSMSLIPDTAVKTKLLVCEKEKEMGLIK, encoded by the coding sequence ATGAGTGATCAACACGCCACAGAGTTCATTCTCTGGTTCGATGATATCTCTATTGATGACGTGCCACTGGTTGGTGGCAAGAACGCCTCACTCGGTGAGATGTACCGACATCTTACCTCAAAAGGAGTCAATATCCCACACGGCTTTGCGATCACTGCATATGCTTATCGACACCTGATCGAATCCACAGGCATGGACAAGGCTGTATCTGAGATTCTTTCTGATCTCGATACCCACGATCTCCGCAATCTCCAGGAGCGTGGCCGAAAGGTTCGTGAACTCATACGAAACATCAAATTTCCAGACGATCTTCGCGATGCGATTCTTGAAGCGTATCACAAAATGGAAGCAGAATATGGCAAAAACGTTGATGTAGCTGTTCGCTCTTCCGCCACCGCCGAAGATCTGCCGGATGCTTCATTTGCCGGCCAACAGGACACCTACCTGAACGTTCGCGGCGATGATGCGGTTCTTGACTACTGCAGCCAGTGCTTTGCCAGCCTTTTTACCGACAGGGCCATCTCCTACCGACACGACAAAGGGTTCAGCCAGTTTGATGTGTACCTTTCTATCGTGGTTCAGAAGATGGTTCGCTCAGATGCGGCCTGTTCCGGTGTTATGTTTACCCTTGATACCGAATCCGGGTACGAGAATGTCGTCTACCTTACAGGTTCATGGGGACTCGGTGAAAACGTCGTTCAAGGTGCAGTCATTCCTGACGAATTTTATGTCTTCAAGCCGACTCTCAGGGAAGGAAAACGCCCTGTAGTCTCCAGAAAGGTCGGCAGTAAAGAAATAAAGATGATCTACAACGAGGCTGAAGACGCCGAAGAGACTGTGGTCAACATTGCTACCACTCCGGCAGAACGAGGTAGCTATATCTTAAACGATGATGACCTCCTTAAGCTCTCAGAATGGGCCCTTCACATTGAAGATCATTACGGCAGCAACATGGATATCGAATGGGCCAAAGACGGTGACGGCGAAACCGTCGGTACCGGTGAACTGTTCGTTGTCCAGGCTCGGCCGGAGACCGTTCATTCACAAAACTCCAAAAACATCACTGAGACATACATCCTCAAAGAGCATGGCAACATTCTCACCTCGGGCCAGGCAGTAGGTACCAAAATCGGCCAGGGTAAATCCCGGGTGATTGAGACCGTTGCCGGCATCCATGATTTCCAACCGGGTGAAGTACTTGTCACTGATATGACTGATCCCGACTGGGAACCGGTAATGAAAAAAGCAGGCGGTATCGTGACCAACAGGGGCGGCCGCACCTGCCATGCAGCCATCATCTCCCGAGAGCTTGGTATTCCCTGTGTTATCGGTACAGAAGACGGCACCAAAAAAATCACCACCGGTCAGGACATCACCGTCAGCTGTGCCGATGGTGAGACCGGTAATGTCTATGACGGACTGCTGGACTTCTCCATCAACACGACCAACCTCGACACCATCCCTGACACCCGCACCAAAATCATGCTCAACGTTGGTATTCCGGAAAAGGCATTCGTCGAATGCCAGGTACCAAACGACGGTGTAGGTCTGGCACGACAGGAATTTATCATCAACGCCCATATCGGTATTCACCCGATGGCGCTCCACAATTTCGACAACCTCATAGAAAAAGCTGCTGCGGGTGACGAAGAAGTTCAGCAAATCGTTGAAAAAATTGAGGAGAAAACCACTGCCTACCCTCACAATAAACGTCAGTTCTTCATCGACAAGATTGCAGAAGGCGTAGGACGGATCGGTGCAGGCTTTTACCCACGCGACGTTATTGTTCGACTGTCCGATTTCAAATCCAACGAATATGCCAACCTCATTGGCGGAAAACTCTACGAACCGGTCGAATCAAACCCAATGATAGGCTGGCGTGGTGCCTCTCGCTATTACGACGATAAGTACATAGATGCGTTTGAGATGGAATGCGAAGGACTCCTGAAAGCCAGAAATGAGATGGGACTCACCAACATCAAGTTGATGGTACCCTTTTGCCGCACTCCCGAAGAAGGCAGAAAGGTTATAGAGACCATGAAGAAATTCGGTCTCGTTCAGGGAGAAAACGGCCTTGAAATCTACGTGATGTGCGAGATTCCTTCAAATGTTATCTCAGCAGATGCATTTGCCGATATTTTCGACGGCTTTTCCATCGGCTCCAACGACCTGACCCAGCTGACCCTTGGCCTTGACCGCGACTCTGACCTTGTTGCTCACATTTTCGATGAGCGTAACGAAGCAGTTAAAACGATGGTGAAGATGGTTATTGAAACCGCCAAGCGCAGGGGCAAAAAGATCGGCATCTGCGGGCAGGCACCGTCGGATTATCCCGAGTTTGCCCTGTTCCTGGTTGAGTGCGGTATAGACTCAATGAGCCTTATTCCAGACACAGCAGTTAAAACCAAACTCCTGGTTTGCGAAAAAGAAAAAGAGATGGGCCTGATTAAATAG
- a CDS encoding Crp/Fnr family transcriptional regulator has product MDKFTAIASSKLFQGLPRQQLEEVEKIAIERTFGRGETVFFEGDEGNGFYIVKSGKIKISKVSLQGKEQILGIFNAGEPFGEVPVFHGQPFPANAESLAKTTLLFFPRKEFVAILNRTPSIALNMLATLSMRLRQFTSQIEALSLKEVPARLASYLLYLSSEQGGSDTVELQISKGQLASLLGTIPETLSRIFARMSEEGLIEVQGKTIRLLDKEALAER; this is encoded by the coding sequence ATGGACAAATTTACAGCCATAGCATCGAGTAAACTTTTTCAGGGATTGCCACGGCAGCAGTTGGAAGAGGTTGAAAAAATTGCTATCGAGAGAACTTTCGGCAGGGGCGAGACGGTTTTCTTCGAAGGCGATGAAGGCAACGGTTTCTATATTGTAAAGAGCGGGAAGATTAAAATATCTAAAGTCTCTCTGCAGGGTAAAGAGCAGATCCTCGGTATTTTCAATGCAGGCGAGCCTTTTGGTGAGGTTCCGGTCTTTCATGGTCAGCCATTTCCTGCCAATGCAGAGAGCCTGGCCAAAACCACGTTGCTCTTTTTTCCGAGAAAAGAGTTTGTGGCAATCCTTAACCGGACGCCTTCAATTGCCCTGAATATGCTGGCGACACTCTCCATGCGGTTAAGGCAGTTTACCAGTCAGATAGAGGCGTTATCTCTCAAGGAAGTTCCTGCCAGGCTTGCTTCATACTTGCTCTATCTTTCAAGTGAACAAGGGGGGAGTGATACTGTTGAACTCCAGATCTCCAAGGGGCAATTGGCGAGTTTGCTTGGCACCATTCCTGAAACGCTATCCAGGATATTTGCCAGGATGAGCGAGGAAGGATTGATCGAAGTACAAGGCAAGACAATTCGTTTGCTCGATAAGGAAGCGCTTGCAGAGCGATGA